One Ovis aries strain OAR_USU_Benz2616 breed Rambouillet chromosome 4, ARS-UI_Ramb_v3.0, whole genome shotgun sequence DNA window includes the following coding sequences:
- the LOC101118606 gene encoding cytochrome c oxidase assembly factor 1 homolog isoform X4 translates to MATFLRWFSRKLGYEVAKSLGSRMPMPLGKQIFFAGVAASGGGAIVYYLVQKMFSRASYYQLALEQLHSHPEALEALGTPLNVHYLRLTDKYNFVDIADAKVEPSGGLLRAQGWSADSPVQAQQGQRRGEKGVKMISSLCSWPPWSPCVPRGCKCGHM, encoded by the exons GGCAACCTTCCTTAGATGGTTTTCAAGGAAACTGGGCTACGAAGTGGCAAAG TCTCTAGGAAGCAGGATGCCAATGCCTCTGGGGAAACAGATCTTTTTCGCTGGAGTGGCAGCTAGTGGGGGCGGCGCCATTGTGTACTACCTGGTCCAGA AAATGTTTTCCAGAGCTTCTTATTACCAGCTGGCCCTGGAGCAGCTGCACAGCCACCCTGAGGCACTGGAAGCTCTGGGCACCCCTCTCAATGTTCACTACCTCCGACTCACCGACAAGTACAACTTTGTGGACATCGCCGATGCAAAG GTGGAACCTTCAGGAGGTCTTCTTAGAGCTCAAGGATGGTCAGCAGATTCCCCTGTTCAAGCCCAGCAGGGACAACGACGAGGTGAAAAAGGAGTGAAGATGATCAGCTCCCTCTGCTCCTGGCCGCCCTGGTCACCATGCGTCCCCCGGGGCTGCAAGTGCGGCCATATGTGA
- the LOC101118606 gene encoding cytochrome c oxidase assembly factor 1 homolog isoform X6, with amino-acid sequence MPMPLGKQIFFAGVAASGGGAIVYYLVQKMFSRASYYQLALEQLHSHPEALEALGTPLNVHYLRLTDKYNFVDIADAKVEPSGGLLRAQGWSADSPVQAQQGQRRGEKGVKMISSLCSWPPWSPCVPRGCKCGHM; translated from the exons ATGCCAATGCCTCTGGGGAAACAGATCTTTTTCGCTGGAGTGGCAGCTAGTGGGGGCGGCGCCATTGTGTACTACCTGGTCCAGA AAATGTTTTCCAGAGCTTCTTATTACCAGCTGGCCCTGGAGCAGCTGCACAGCCACCCTGAGGCACTGGAAGCTCTGGGCACCCCTCTCAATGTTCACTACCTCCGACTCACCGACAAGTACAACTTTGTGGACATCGCCGATGCAAAG GTGGAACCTTCAGGAGGTCTTCTTAGAGCTCAAGGATGGTCAGCAGATTCCCCTGTTCAAGCCCAGCAGGGACAACGACGAGGTGAAAAAGGAGTGAAGATGATCAGCTCCCTCTGCTCCTGGCCGCCCTGGTCACCATGCGTCCCCCGGGGCTGCAAGTGCGGCCATATGTGA
- the LOC101118606 gene encoding cytochrome c oxidase assembly factor 1 homolog isoform X3, which yields MATFLRWFSRKLGYEVAKSLGSRMPMPLGKQIFFAGVAASGGGAIVYYLVQKMFSRASYYQLALEQLHSHPEALEALGTPLNVHYLRLTDKYNFVDIADAKLKIPVSGPKSEGHLYVSSSRDAPFKRWNLQEVFLELKDGQQIPLFKPSRDNDEVKKE from the exons GGCAACCTTCCTTAGATGGTTTTCAAGGAAACTGGGCTACGAAGTGGCAAAG TCTCTAGGAAGCAGGATGCCAATGCCTCTGGGGAAACAGATCTTTTTCGCTGGAGTGGCAGCTAGTGGGGGCGGCGCCATTGTGTACTACCTGGTCCAGA AAATGTTTTCCAGAGCTTCTTATTACCAGCTGGCCCTGGAGCAGCTGCACAGCCACCCTGAGGCACTGGAAGCTCTGGGCACCCCTCTCAATGTTCACTACCTCCGACTCACCGACAAGTACAACTTTGTGGACATCGCCGATGCAAAG CTGAAGATCCCTGTCTCTGGACCAAAGTCAGAGGGCCATCTCTATGTCAGCTCATCTAGAGATGCCCCCTTTAAGAG GTGGAACCTTCAGGAGGTCTTCTTAGAGCTCAAGGATGGTCAGCAGATTCCCCTGTTCAAGCCCAGCAGGGACAACGACGAGGTGAAAAAGGAGTGA
- the LOC101118606 gene encoding cytochrome c oxidase assembly factor 1 homolog isoform X1 yields the protein MATFLRWFSRKLGYEVAKSLGSRMPMPLGKQIFFAGVAASGGGAIVYYLVQKMFSRASYYQLALEQLHSHPEALEALGTPLNVHYLRLTDKYNFVDIADAKLKIPVSGPKSEGHLYVSSSRDAPFKRYDGKVGGEQEENLLLETILISLFNCSCMIAALRISFTKLQKFHSQDNTHADAFALSSVRTFSPVLTTGSEEL from the exons GGCAACCTTCCTTAGATGGTTTTCAAGGAAACTGGGCTACGAAGTGGCAAAG TCTCTAGGAAGCAGGATGCCAATGCCTCTGGGGAAACAGATCTTTTTCGCTGGAGTGGCAGCTAGTGGGGGCGGCGCCATTGTGTACTACCTGGTCCAGA AAATGTTTTCCAGAGCTTCTTATTACCAGCTGGCCCTGGAGCAGCTGCACAGCCACCCTGAGGCACTGGAAGCTCTGGGCACCCCTCTCAATGTTCACTACCTCCGACTCACCGACAAGTACAACTTTGTGGACATCGCCGATGCAAAG CTGAAGATCCCTGTCTCTGGACCAAAGTCAGAGGGCCATCTCTATGTCAGCTCATCTAGAGATGCCCCCTTTAAGAGGTATGATGGGAAAgtgggtggggagcaggaggagaaccTTCTTCTGGAAACAATCTTGATTTCCCTTTTCAACTGCAGCTGTATGATTGCGGCACTAAGGATTAGTTTTACAAAGCTTCAGAAGTTTCACAGCCAGGACAACACGCATGCCGATGCTTTTGCTCTTAGCTCAGTCCGGACGTTTTCTCCAGTGCTAACTACTGGATCTGAGGAGCTTTAG
- the LOC101118606 gene encoding cytochrome c oxidase assembly factor 1 homolog isoform X2 — protein MPMPLGKQIFFAGVAASGGGAIVYYLVQKMFSRASYYQLALEQLHSHPEALEALGTPLNVHYLRLTDKYNFVDIADAKLKIPVSGPKSEGHLYVSSSRDAPFKRYDGKVGGEQEENLLLETILISLFNCSCMIAALRISFTKLQKFHSQDNTHADAFALSSVRTFSPVLTTGSEEL, from the exons ATGCCAATGCCTCTGGGGAAACAGATCTTTTTCGCTGGAGTGGCAGCTAGTGGGGGCGGCGCCATTGTGTACTACCTGGTCCAGA AAATGTTTTCCAGAGCTTCTTATTACCAGCTGGCCCTGGAGCAGCTGCACAGCCACCCTGAGGCACTGGAAGCTCTGGGCACCCCTCTCAATGTTCACTACCTCCGACTCACCGACAAGTACAACTTTGTGGACATCGCCGATGCAAAG CTGAAGATCCCTGTCTCTGGACCAAAGTCAGAGGGCCATCTCTATGTCAGCTCATCTAGAGATGCCCCCTTTAAGAGGTATGATGGGAAAgtgggtggggagcaggaggagaaccTTCTTCTGGAAACAATCTTGATTTCCCTTTTCAACTGCAGCTGTATGATTGCGGCACTAAGGATTAGTTTTACAAAGCTTCAGAAGTTTCACAGCCAGGACAACACGCATGCCGATGCTTTTGCTCTTAGCTCAGTCCGGACGTTTTCTCCAGTGCTAACTACTGGATCTGAGGAGCTTTAG
- the LOC101118606 gene encoding cytochrome c oxidase assembly factor 1 homolog isoform X5 → MPMPLGKQIFFAGVAASGGGAIVYYLVQKMFSRASYYQLALEQLHSHPEALEALGTPLNVHYLRLTDKYNFVDIADAKLKIPVSGPKSEGHLYVSSSRDAPFKRWNLQEVFLELKDGQQIPLFKPSRDNDEVKKE, encoded by the exons ATGCCAATGCCTCTGGGGAAACAGATCTTTTTCGCTGGAGTGGCAGCTAGTGGGGGCGGCGCCATTGTGTACTACCTGGTCCAGA AAATGTTTTCCAGAGCTTCTTATTACCAGCTGGCCCTGGAGCAGCTGCACAGCCACCCTGAGGCACTGGAAGCTCTGGGCACCCCTCTCAATGTTCACTACCTCCGACTCACCGACAAGTACAACTTTGTGGACATCGCCGATGCAAAG CTGAAGATCCCTGTCTCTGGACCAAAGTCAGAGGGCCATCTCTATGTCAGCTCATCTAGAGATGCCCCCTTTAAGAG GTGGAACCTTCAGGAGGTCTTCTTAGAGCTCAAGGATGGTCAGCAGATTCCCCTGTTCAAGCCCAGCAGGGACAACGACGAGGTGAAAAAGGAGTGA